A genomic segment from Rahnella aceris encodes:
- the ribH gene encoding 6,7-dimethyl-8-ribityllumazine synthase gives MNVIEGVVATPNARVAIAIARFNNFINDSLLSGAVDALKRIGQVSDDNITVVWVPGAYELPLATRALAESGKYDAVVALGTVIRGGTAHFEFVAGECSSGLSSVAMNSEIPVAFGVLTTESIEQAIERAGTKAGNKGAEAALTALEMINVIKAIKA, from the coding sequence ATGAACGTTATCGAAGGTGTTGTAGCCACGCCTAACGCGCGCGTAGCGATCGCGATTGCTCGTTTTAACAATTTTATCAACGACAGCCTGCTCTCTGGCGCTGTTGATGCGTTGAAACGTATTGGTCAGGTCAGCGATGACAACATCACCGTAGTCTGGGTCCCGGGCGCATACGAATTGCCTCTGGCAACCCGCGCACTGGCTGAAAGCGGTAAGTATGATGCGGTTGTTGCACTTGGCACCGTGATCCGCGGGGGCACTGCCCACTTTGAATTTGTAGCGGGCGAATGCAGCTCTGGCCTGTCCAGCGTTGCCATGAACAGCGAAATCCCGGTGGCCTTTGGTGTGCTGACGACAGAAAGCATTGAACAAGCCATCGAACGCGCAGGGACAAAAGCCGGTAACAAGGGTGCAGAAGCTGCACTGACCGCGCTTGAAATGATTAATGTTATCAAGGCTATTAAGGCCTGA
- a CDS encoding peroxiredoxin C, translating into MVLVTRPAPDFTAAAVLGSGEVVENFNFKKHTAGKPTVIFFWPMDFTFVCPSELIAFDHRYEEFQNRGVEVVGVSFDSEFVHNAWRNTPVEKGGIGPVKYAMVADIKREIQKAYGIEHPDAGVALRGSFLIDKEGVVRHQVVNDLPLGRNIDEMLRMVDALQFHEEHGEVCPAQWEKGKKGMGASPDGVAKYLSENASNL; encoded by the coding sequence ATGGTTCTGGTAACTCGTCCAGCCCCTGACTTCACCGCAGCAGCAGTACTGGGCAGCGGCGAAGTAGTTGAAAACTTCAACTTCAAAAAACACACTGCAGGCAAACCTACTGTTATCTTCTTCTGGCCAATGGACTTCACTTTCGTCTGTCCTTCTGAACTGATCGCTTTCGATCACCGTTACGAAGAATTCCAGAATCGTGGCGTAGAAGTGGTAGGCGTCTCCTTCGATTCCGAGTTCGTTCACAACGCATGGCGTAACACCCCTGTAGAGAAAGGCGGCATCGGTCCTGTTAAGTACGCGATGGTTGCTGACATCAAACGCGAAATCCAGAAAGCCTACGGTATCGAACATCCGGACGCTGGCGTTGCACTGCGCGGCTCTTTCCTGATCGACAAAGAAGGCGTTGTTCGTCACCAGGTCGTTAACGATCTGCCACTGGGTCGTAACATCGACGAAATGCTGCGTATGGTTGACGCGCTGCAATTCCACGAAGAGCACGGCGAAGTGTGCCCGGCTCAGTGGGAAAAAGGCAAAAAAGGCATGGGCGCATCCCCGGATGGCGTGGCTAAATATTTGTCTGAAAACGCATCAAACCTGTAA
- a CDS encoding DUF3251 domain-containing protein, whose product MTKHPRLLLVCAALFSLTGCATQNSQIPELKTEVGQLNQKLQHLTDLAIALEQQTTLNRQSNNGVYLLPAAKSAALLKSNIGELSVQLIRVAPDASGVQAVLEIKNTAGQPLPPFTASLSWGQLDPVTGKPLTVDMQTQTISVEPDLLPGPVKTVDVKFNQVTVETLGFVHLHNIVATPQAQPVVTR is encoded by the coding sequence ATGACAAAACACCCACGCCTTTTGCTGGTCTGCGCCGCATTGTTCAGCCTGACGGGTTGCGCGACGCAAAATTCACAAATCCCGGAGCTGAAAACAGAAGTCGGTCAGCTCAATCAAAAACTGCAACACCTGACGGATCTGGCCATCGCGCTGGAGCAGCAAACCACGCTCAACCGCCAGTCAAATAATGGTGTCTATTTGTTACCTGCAGCCAAAAGTGCCGCCTTGCTGAAAAGTAATATTGGTGAATTAAGTGTGCAGTTGATCCGCGTCGCCCCGGATGCCAGCGGCGTACAGGCCGTGCTGGAAATCAAAAACACTGCGGGCCAGCCATTGCCGCCGTTTACGGCTTCCCTGAGCTGGGGGCAGCTCGACCCGGTCACGGGCAAACCGCTGACTGTTGATATGCAAACCCAGACCATTAGCGTCGAGCCAGATCTCTTGCCAGGCCCGGTGAAAACGGTCGATGTGAAATTTAATCAGGTCACTGTCGAAACTCTGGGATTTGTTCACCTGCATAATATTGTGGCGACACCGCAGGCACAGCCCGTCGTTACCAGGTAA
- the ribD gene encoding bifunctional diaminohydroxyphosphoribosylaminopyrimidine deaminase/5-amino-6-(5-phosphoribosylamino)uracil reductase RibD, which produces MSPDQQVAENPTDEHYMARAFELARRGCFTTTPNPNVGCVIVLNGEIVGEGYHLRAGEPHAEVHALRMAGEKAKGATAYVTLEPCSHHGRTPPCADALLAAGVARVVAAMQDPNPEVAGRGLYRLKQNGVDVSHGLMHPQAEAVNLGFLKRMRTGFPYVQLKMGASLDGRTAMASGESQWITSAAARADVQRFRAESSAILSTSATVLADNPSLNVRWSELGSEVQAIYPEENLRQPLRVILDSQNRVTPQHQVVNLPGEVWLARLEADTQVWPGSVEQWRVAGRDNRIDLVLLMMQLAKRQINSIWVEAGAQLAGALLQAGLVDELIVYMAPKLLGDNGRALCELPGLQHLADAPEFVFNDIRQVGSDLRLRLKPVY; this is translated from the coding sequence ATGTCGCCTGACCAACAAGTTGCCGAAAACCCTACCGATGAACACTACATGGCGCGGGCTTTCGAGCTGGCGCGTCGCGGGTGTTTCACCACGACACCTAATCCCAACGTCGGTTGTGTCATTGTCTTAAATGGCGAAATCGTCGGTGAGGGCTATCATTTGCGTGCCGGCGAACCACATGCTGAAGTCCACGCATTACGCATGGCAGGTGAGAAAGCGAAAGGGGCTACAGCCTACGTGACGCTGGAGCCGTGCAGTCATCATGGTCGCACGCCGCCGTGTGCCGATGCATTACTGGCAGCAGGTGTTGCCCGTGTTGTCGCCGCGATGCAGGATCCTAACCCGGAAGTCGCGGGGCGTGGTTTATACCGCCTCAAACAAAACGGCGTGGATGTCAGTCACGGGCTGATGCATCCGCAGGCTGAAGCCGTGAATCTGGGGTTCCTGAAACGAATGCGGACCGGTTTCCCGTATGTTCAGCTCAAAATGGGCGCGTCTTTAGATGGCAGAACTGCGATGGCCTCGGGCGAAAGCCAGTGGATCACCTCGGCTGCCGCCCGTGCTGATGTTCAGCGTTTTCGCGCTGAAAGCTCGGCGATTCTGAGCACCAGTGCCACTGTTCTCGCGGACAATCCCTCGCTGAATGTACGCTGGAGCGAACTGGGCAGTGAGGTGCAGGCGATTTATCCCGAGGAAAATCTGCGTCAACCGCTGCGGGTTATTCTCGACAGTCAGAATCGCGTGACGCCACAGCATCAGGTGGTGAATTTACCCGGTGAAGTCTGGCTGGCGCGGCTGGAAGCTGACACGCAAGTCTGGCCGGGATCCGTCGAGCAATGGCGTGTGGCCGGGCGCGACAACCGTATTGATCTGGTTCTGCTGATGATGCAACTGGCGAAACGGCAGATAAATTCCATCTGGGTGGAAGCCGGTGCACAACTGGCCGGTGCCTTATTACAAGCCGGTCTGGTTGATGAATTAATCGTTTATATGGCGCCTAAGTTATTGGGCGATAATGGCCGCGCACTGTGTGAACTGCCAGGATTGCAGCATTTGGCGGATGCCCCTGAATTTGTTTTCAATGATATCCGTCAGGTCGGCTCTGACTTACGTTTGCGCCTGAAACCGGTGTATTGA
- the queA gene encoding tRNA preQ1(34) S-adenosylmethionine ribosyltransferase-isomerase QueA — protein sequence MRVADFSFELPESLIARYPQTQRSGCRLLSLDGPSGELTHGVFTDILDKIHPGDLLVFNNTRVIPARVFGRKVSGGKIEVLVERVLDSHRVLAHVRASKSPKPGAELLLGDKEDIKATMVARHDTLFELEFNEDRDVFTLLNEIGHMPLPPYIDRPDEDADRELYQTVYSERPGAVAAPTAGLHFDEPLMDALKAKGVEFAFVTLHVGAGTFQPVRVDTIEDHIMHAEYAEVPQDVVDAVLACKARGNNVVAVGTTSVRSLESAAKASEDALIAPFFGDTKIFIYPGYHYQVIDSLITNFHLPESTLIMLVSAFAGYKNTMNAYHQAVAEQYRFFSYGDAMFINRNPLAPQEVVGQ from the coding sequence ATGCGTGTGGCCGATTTTTCTTTTGAACTCCCTGAATCCCTGATTGCCCGCTATCCGCAGACCCAGCGCAGCGGCTGTCGTTTGTTGTCTCTGGACGGGCCAAGCGGTGAGTTAACGCACGGCGTGTTCACTGATATTCTCGATAAAATTCATCCCGGCGATTTGCTGGTATTTAACAATACCCGCGTGATCCCGGCTCGTGTGTTTGGCCGCAAGGTCAGCGGCGGTAAAATTGAAGTGCTGGTTGAGCGCGTGCTGGATTCACACCGCGTTCTGGCCCATGTGCGTGCGTCCAAATCGCCAAAACCGGGCGCAGAACTGCTGCTCGGTGATAAAGAAGATATTAAAGCAACGATGGTGGCACGCCACGATACGTTGTTTGAGCTGGAATTTAATGAAGATCGTGATGTCTTTACTCTGCTCAACGAAATCGGCCATATGCCGCTGCCGCCGTATATTGACCGTCCTGATGAAGATGCCGACCGTGAACTGTATCAGACCGTCTACAGCGAACGCCCGGGTGCGGTAGCTGCGCCCACCGCTGGCTTGCATTTCGATGAGCCGCTGATGGATGCTTTGAAAGCCAAAGGCGTGGAGTTCGCTTTTGTGACGCTGCATGTGGGGGCAGGCACCTTCCAGCCGGTTCGTGTGGACACCATTGAAGACCACATCATGCATGCTGAGTATGCCGAAGTGCCTCAGGACGTTGTGGATGCGGTGCTGGCCTGCAAAGCGCGTGGCAATAACGTGGTGGCCGTGGGAACAACCTCTGTGCGTTCGCTGGAAAGTGCAGCGAAGGCCAGTGAAGATGCACTGATTGCGCCATTCTTCGGCGATACCAAGATTTTCATTTATCCGGGCTATCACTATCAGGTAATTGATTCCCTGATCACGAATTTCCATCTGCCGGAATCGACGCTGATCATGCTGGTGTCGGCGTTTGCCGGGTATAAAAATACCATGAATGCTTACCATCAGGCGGTGGCTGAGCAGTACCGTTTCTTCAGTTATGGTGATGCGATGTTCATCAACCGTAACCCGCTGGCGCCGCAGGAAGTGGTCGGCCAGTAA
- the nrdR gene encoding transcriptional regulator NrdR, with amino-acid sequence MHCPFCAAVDTKVIDSRLVGDGSQVRRRRQCLVCHERFTTFEVAELVMPRVIKSNEVREPFNEDKLRSGFLKALEKRPVSSDDVETAISHIKSQLRATGEREIPAKMIGNLVMDALKGLDKVAYIRFASVYRSFEDIREFGEEIARLQD; translated from the coding sequence ATGCATTGCCCATTTTGTGCCGCTGTTGATACTAAAGTCATCGATTCCCGTCTGGTAGGCGATGGATCGCAGGTTCGCCGTCGCCGTCAGTGTCTGGTGTGCCATGAACGTTTCACCACGTTTGAAGTGGCGGAACTGGTGATGCCTCGCGTCATTAAAAGCAATGAAGTTCGTGAACCGTTCAACGAAGACAAACTTCGCAGTGGCTTTCTGAAAGCACTGGAAAAACGCCCGGTCAGTTCCGATGACGTCGAAACGGCCATCAGCCACATTAAGTCGCAATTGCGCGCGACCGGTGAGCGTGAAATTCCAGCCAAAATGATCGGCAATCTGGTAATGGACGCCCTGAAAGGGCTGGATAAAGTCGCCTATATCCGCTTTGCATCGGTGTATCGCAGTTTCGAAGATATTCGTGAGTTTGGTGAAGAAATCGCCCGTCTTCAGGATTAA
- the secD gene encoding protein translocase subunit SecD translates to MLNRYPAWKYLMLIVVVIVGLLYALPNLYGEDPAVQITGARGSDASEATLDQVRNVLDQSKIQIKSVALENGAILARFNDTDVQLRAREALTEALGDKFVIALNLAPATPRWLSMLGAEPMKLGLDLRGGVHFLMEVDMDTALSKLQEQTMDNMRSDLRDKNIPYATVRKLDNYGVEVRFRDAATRDSAVSYLSPRHRDLVITNSGDNAIRVVMTDARLSEAREYAVQQNITILRNRVNQLGVAEPLVQRQGADRIVVELPGIQDTARAKEILGATATLEFRLVNTNVDASAASTGRVPGDSEVKNMRDGRPVVLYKRVILTGDHITDSTSSMDEYNQPQVNISLDSAGGNAMSNFTKDNIGKPMATLFVEYKDSGKKDANGRAILAKQEEVINVATIQSRLGNSFRITGVNDPNEARQLSLLLRAGALIAPIQIVEERTIGPTLGMQNITQGLEACLWGLVASILFMVVWYRKFGIIATTALVANLILIVGIMSLLPGATLTMPGIAGIVLTLAVAVDANVLINERIKEELKNGRSVQQAIHEGYKGAFSSIVDANITTLITAIILYAVGTGSIKGFAITTAIGVATSMFTSIVGTRAIVNLVYGGKRIKKLSI, encoded by the coding sequence GTGTTAAACCGTTATCCTGCGTGGAAGTATCTGATGTTGATCGTTGTGGTCATCGTCGGGCTGCTTTATGCACTTCCCAACCTTTATGGTGAGGATCCGGCTGTTCAAATCACTGGTGCTCGGGGTTCCGACGCCAGTGAAGCAACGCTGGACCAAGTCCGTAACGTATTAGATCAAAGCAAAATCCAGATCAAATCAGTTGCTCTGGAGAATGGCGCTATTCTTGCCCGTTTTAATGACACGGATGTACAGCTTCGTGCACGTGAAGCGCTGACTGAAGCGTTGGGCGACAAGTTTGTTATTGCACTGAACCTCGCGCCGGCAACGCCGCGCTGGTTGAGCATGCTGGGCGCTGAGCCGATGAAGCTGGGCCTCGACTTGCGTGGGGGTGTTCACTTCCTGATGGAAGTGGATATGGATACCGCGCTGAGTAAGCTGCAAGAGCAGACGATGGACAACATGCGCAGCGACCTGCGCGACAAGAATATTCCTTATGCCACGGTGCGTAAGCTCGACAACTATGGCGTTGAAGTGCGTTTCCGCGATGCTGCTACCCGTGATTCTGCGGTCAGCTACCTGAGCCCACGTCACCGCGATTTAGTGATCACTAACAGTGGCGACAATGCTATCCGTGTAGTGATGACTGATGCTCGCCTGAGTGAAGCCCGCGAGTATGCCGTTCAGCAAAACATCACCATCCTGCGTAACCGTGTAAACCAACTGGGTGTGGCCGAGCCTCTGGTACAGCGCCAGGGTGCTGACCGTATCGTGGTTGAGTTACCGGGTATTCAGGATACTGCGCGCGCTAAAGAAATTTTGGGCGCGACCGCGACACTGGAATTCCGTCTGGTTAACACCAATGTAGATGCTTCTGCAGCTTCAACCGGTCGTGTGCCGGGCGACAGCGAAGTCAAAAACATGCGTGATGGCCGTCCGGTTGTTCTGTACAAACGCGTGATCCTGACCGGTGACCACATCACTGATTCCACATCCAGCATGGATGAGTACAATCAGCCGCAGGTTAACATCTCTCTCGACAGCGCTGGTGGTAACGCCATGTCTAACTTCACTAAGGATAACATCGGTAAACCGATGGCAACCTTGTTCGTGGAGTACAAAGACAGCGGTAAGAAAGATGCCAATGGCCGTGCGATTCTGGCGAAGCAGGAAGAAGTTATCAACGTGGCGACCATTCAGTCACGCCTGGGTAACAGCTTCCGTATCACCGGGGTGAACGATCCGAATGAAGCCCGCCAGTTGTCCCTTCTGTTGCGTGCCGGTGCGTTGATCGCGCCAATTCAGATAGTTGAAGAGCGTACTATCGGCCCGACCTTAGGGATGCAAAACATCACTCAGGGTCTGGAAGCGTGCTTGTGGGGTCTGGTGGCATCCATTCTGTTCATGGTAGTTTGGTACCGTAAGTTCGGCATTATCGCTACGACAGCGCTGGTTGCTAACCTGATCCTGATTGTCGGGATCATGTCTCTGCTGCCTGGTGCGACGCTGACCATGCCGGGTATTGCCGGTATCGTCCTGACGCTGGCGGTGGCCGTCGACGCCAACGTACTGATAAACGAACGTATCAAAGAAGAGCTGAAGAACGGACGTTCCGTTCAGCAGGCGATTCATGAAGGCTATAAAGGCGCGTTCTCAAGTATCGTTGATGCCAACATTACGACCCTGATCACGGCAATTATTCTTTATGCAGTGGGTACCGGTTCGATTAAAGGCTTTGCTATCACCACCGCTATCGGTGTGGCAACCTCGATGTTTACGTCGATCGTGGGGACCCGTGCCATCGTGAACCTGGTTTACGGCGGCAAACGCATTAAAAAGCTGTCTATCTGA
- the nusB gene encoding transcription antitermination factor NusB, with protein sequence MKPAARRRARECAVQALYSWQLSKNDIADVELEFLTEQDVKDVDIAYFRELLAGVANSAEKLDALMAPYLSRQLDELGQVERAILRLALFELSKRQDVPYKVAINEAIELAKTFGAEDSHKFVNGVLDKAGPHIRKK encoded by the coding sequence GTGAAACCTGCTGCTCGTCGCCGCGCCCGTGAATGTGCCGTTCAGGCGCTTTACTCCTGGCAGTTGTCGAAAAATGACATCGCCGATGTTGAATTAGAATTCCTGACCGAGCAGGATGTCAAAGACGTAGACATTGCCTATTTCCGCGAACTGCTGGCTGGTGTAGCAAACAGTGCTGAGAAACTCGATGCACTGATGGCGCCATACCTGTCCCGCCAGTTGGATGAACTGGGCCAGGTGGAAAGAGCTATTTTGCGTCTGGCTCTGTTTGAGCTGAGCAAACGCCAGGACGTTCCTTATAAAGTGGCGATCAACGAAGCTATCGAACTGGCCAAAACTTTTGGGGCTGAAGACAGTCATAAGTTCGTCAATGGTGTGCTGGATAAAGCAGGCCCACATATTCGTAAAAAGTGA
- the tgt gene encoding tRNA guanosine(34) transglycosylase Tgt — translation MKYELSTTDGRARRGRLIFERGVVETPAFMPVGTYGTVKGMTPEEVKDTGAQILLGNTFHLWLRPGQEIMKLHGDLHDFMNWHGPILTDSGGFQVFSLGAMRKIKEEGVHFRNPINGDPVFLSPEKSMEIQNDLGSDIVMIFDECTPYPADWDYAKRSMEMSLRWAKRSRDRFNELNNKNALFGIIQGSVYEDLRDVSLKGLVDIGFDGYAVGGLAVGEPKEDMHRILEHVCPQIPEDKPRYLMGVGKPEDLVEGVRRGIDMFDCVMPTRNARNGHLFVTDGIVKIRNAKHKDDTSTLDEHCDCYTCRNYSRAYLHHLDRCNEILGARLNTIHNLRYYQRLMAGLRQAIEEGKLEAFVTDFYERKGKPVPPLNF, via the coding sequence GTGAAGTACGAATTAAGCACGACCGATGGCCGCGCACGTCGCGGGCGTCTGATCTTTGAACGTGGCGTGGTCGAAACCCCGGCATTTATGCCAGTGGGCACTTACGGCACCGTAAAAGGCATGACCCCGGAAGAAGTCAAAGACACAGGTGCACAGATTTTGCTGGGCAACACTTTCCACCTGTGGCTGCGTCCGGGGCAGGAAATCATGAAACTGCATGGCGATCTGCATGATTTTATGAACTGGCATGGCCCGATCCTCACCGATTCAGGTGGCTTCCAGGTGTTCAGCCTGGGCGCGATGCGTAAAATCAAAGAAGAGGGTGTGCATTTCCGTAACCCGATCAACGGTGACCCGGTGTTCCTTAGTCCGGAAAAATCCATGGAAATCCAAAACGATCTGGGTTCCGACATCGTAATGATCTTCGATGAATGTACGCCATATCCTGCTGACTGGGATTATGCAAAACGCTCGATGGAGATGTCTTTGCGTTGGGCAAAACGCAGTCGCGATCGCTTCAACGAGTTGAATAATAAGAATGCTTTGTTCGGGATTATTCAGGGCAGCGTTTACGAAGATTTACGAGATGTATCATTAAAAGGGCTGGTAGATATCGGCTTTGATGGTTACGCTGTGGGCGGCCTGGCAGTGGGCGAGCCGAAGGAAGACATGCACCGTATTCTGGAGCACGTTTGTCCGCAAATTCCGGAAGACAAACCTCGCTATCTGATGGGTGTCGGTAAACCGGAAGATCTGGTTGAAGGCGTGCGTCGCGGTATCGATATGTTTGACTGCGTGATGCCAACGCGTAACGCGCGTAACGGTCACCTGTTTGTCACTGACGGCATCGTAAAAATCCGTAATGCCAAGCATAAAGATGATACGTCGACGCTGGATGAACATTGTGATTGTTACACATGTCGCAATTATAGCCGTGCCTACTTGCATCATCTTGACCGTTGCAACGAAATTCTCGGTGCGCGGCTAAACACGATCCATAATCTGCGCTATTACCAGCGTCTGATGGCCGGTTTACGCCAGGCTATCGAAGAGGGTAAATTAGAAGCGTTTGTGACAGACTTCTACGAGCGTAAAGGCAAGCCTGTTCCGCCTTTAAACTTCTGA
- a CDS encoding ACP phosphodiesterase has product MNFLAHLHLASLAKSSLTGNLLADFVRGNPDGQFSDEIVSGIRMHRRVDVMTDSLPEVKIARSYFREDFRRVAPITLDVVWDHFLSRHWASIHPQQSLEDFLDGCQQEIEPQLPEMPERFQNLNAYLWPERWMERYAVLPFIGDVLRGMANRRPKLAALTGSFHDIELNYDALEQLFWQFYPVMMQQARDRQI; this is encoded by the coding sequence ATGAATTTTTTAGCCCACCTCCATCTGGCCTCACTGGCCAAAAGTTCACTGACCGGAAATCTGCTGGCAGACTTCGTTCGCGGCAATCCTGACGGTCAGTTCTCTGATGAGATCGTCAGCGGCATCCGCATGCACCGCCGCGTGGATGTCATGACCGATTCACTGCCGGAAGTGAAAATTGCCCGCAGTTATTTCCGTGAAGATTTTCGCCGCGTCGCACCGATAACGCTCGATGTCGTCTGGGATCACTTCCTTTCCCGTCACTGGGCCAGCATTCATCCGCAGCAATCACTGGAAGATTTTCTTGACGGCTGTCAGCAGGAAATTGAACCTCAGTTACCTGAAATGCCGGAACGTTTCCAAAATCTGAACGCTTATCTCTGGCCTGAACGCTGGATGGAACGTTACGCGGTGCTGCCTTTTATTGGCGACGTATTGCGCGGTATGGCTAACCGGCGGCCAAAACTTGCCGCCCTGACCGGCTCTTTCCATGATATCGAACTCAATTACGACGCCCTCGAGCAACTGTTCTGGCAGTTTTATCCTGTGATGATGCAACAGGCGAGAGACCGGCAAATCTGA
- the yajC gene encoding preprotein translocase subunit YajC produces the protein MSLFISDAVAATGAPSQGSPYSLVIMLVVFGLIFYFMILRPQQKRSKEHKKLMDSIGKGDEVMTTGGLIGRVTKVAETGYVVIALNDTNEVMIKRDFVAAVLPKGTMKSI, from the coding sequence ATGAGTCTTTTCATTTCCGATGCAGTCGCAGCGACCGGCGCACCGTCACAGGGAAGTCCTTACTCTCTGGTTATCATGCTGGTGGTTTTTGGTCTGATTTTCTATTTCATGATCCTGCGCCCGCAGCAGAAACGTTCTAAAGAACACAAAAAACTGATGGACTCTATCGGTAAAGGTGACGAAGTCATGACCACGGGTGGCCTGATTGGTCGCGTAACCAAAGTAGCCGAAACCGGTTATGTGGTTATCGCACTGAACGACACTAACGAAGTGATGATCAAACGTGACTTCGTGGCAGCAGTTCTGCCAAAAGGCACGATGAAGTCTATCTAA
- the secF gene encoding protein translocase subunit SecF — MRWDNVAFCISGLLFIASVAIMGVRGFNWGLDFTGGTVIEISLSQPANLDVMRADLEKAGFKDPVVQNFGSSRDVMVRLPPVSGNAGQELGNKVLSLVNADIDKDATVKRVEFVGPSVGSDLAQAGGMALLMALICILIYVGFRFEWRLALGAVIALAHDVIITMGVLSLFRIEIDLTIIASLMSVIGYSLNDSIVVSDRIRENFRKIRRGNSYEIMNVSLTQTLSRTIMTSATTLMVVLMLYIFGGALLEGFSLTMLIGVSIGTVSSIYVASALALKLGMKREHMLQQKVEKEGADQPSILP, encoded by the coding sequence ATGCGCTGGGACAACGTGGCCTTCTGTATTTCAGGCCTGTTGTTTATCGCATCCGTTGCGATTATGGGTGTTCGCGGGTTCAACTGGGGTCTGGATTTCACCGGCGGTACCGTCATTGAAATCAGCCTTAGCCAGCCCGCTAACCTGGACGTAATGCGTGCCGATCTGGAAAAAGCAGGATTCAAGGATCCTGTGGTTCAGAACTTCGGTAGCAGCCGTGATGTGATGGTTCGTCTTCCACCTGTATCGGGTAATGCCGGTCAGGAACTGGGAAATAAAGTCCTTAGCCTGGTGAACGCGGATATCGATAAAGACGCGACCGTGAAACGTGTCGAGTTTGTCGGCCCGAGCGTGGGGAGTGATCTGGCGCAGGCTGGTGGCATGGCCCTGCTGATGGCGTTGATCTGTATCCTGATTTACGTCGGTTTCCGTTTTGAATGGCGACTGGCGCTGGGGGCGGTAATCGCACTGGCGCACGACGTGATCATCACCATGGGCGTATTGTCACTGTTCAGGATCGAAATTGATCTGACCATCATCGCGTCCCTGATGTCAGTTATCGGCTACTCGCTGAATGACTCCATCGTGGTATCGGACCGTATTCGTGAAAACTTCCGCAAAATTCGTCGCGGGAACTCTTACGAAATCATGAACGTGTCCCTGACCCAGACGTTAAGCCGTACCATTATGACTTCAGCGACCACGCTGATGGTGGTACTGATGCTCTATATCTTTGGCGGTGCGTTGCTGGAAGGCTTCTCACTGACCATGCTGATTGGTGTGTCGATTGGTACGGTTTCGTCCATCTACGTGGCGTCCGCGCTGGCTCTGAAACTGGGCATGAAGCGTGAACACATGCTGCAGCAGAAAGTGGAAAAAGAGGGCGCTGATCAGCCTTCCATTCTTCCGTAA